The Polaribacter sp. KT25b genome contains the following window.
ACAATACACGTATACCAATAAAACTAATTTTTGGGGAGGAAACGAATATTTGAATTTTGATAGTAAATTCATCAGAAATAAAAGTTTAAATGTTGTAAAAATAGAAATGAAAGATATTTTTCATCATTATTTATACCCTTACACCTATAATGAAAATATAAAATATAAATACAATCCTGATATTAATGGGCAATTTGTAATTAGAACTTTAAATGCATCCATAGCAAATACAGAAGCAGATTACGCAATGATGCATTTTACTTTATTTGCTGATGAACCTTTTGCAGAAAAAGGAGTATACGTTTATGGCGCCTTTAATAATTTTGAGATTACCGAAGAAAATAGACTCTTTTATAATTTTGAAAATGAAAGTTATCAAGGACAAATACTTCTAAAACAAGGTTTTTATAATTACACATTTGCTACAGTTGATGAAAACAAAAATGTAGATACAAATGAAATAAATGGTTCGTTTTTTCAAACTGAAAACGAATATAATGTTATTGTATACTACAAGGCTTTTGGCGGTTTATATGACAGAGTTGTTGGCATTGGCACTGGTTATTTTAATCAAAATAAATAAACTACACATTAGCATTTTAATATGTAATTTTTTTTAGACAACAAAAATAATAGACTAGAGTACAAATTTGTTTTTATGCAATCATTAAAAAAGAGAATTACTTTTAAAGTTTTAATAGGTTATATAATACTTGGCCTATTAGCAGCAATCTCTGGTTTTTTAATACTTTCTGAAGTAAAAACATTTACACAAATACAAAAACAAGATATATTAGATAGAAAAATAATTGTAAAAACTGGTACTTTAATAGCTAATATTTATAAAAACGAAAGTTTAGCTAGAGCTGCATTACAATTTAATTCTAAATCGAAATTTAATGAATATTTAGCTGAAAATAAAAAATTAGTATCTAAAATAGACTCTCTAAGCCTTATTGCTAACAATAATTCTCAAGATTTTATACTAGACAGCATTAAATTAATTATTGATAAAAAGTTAAAAAACATAATTGATTTAAAAAATTTAAATAGCAACGATGATTCTGATAAATCTATTAATAAGGCCATAAAGAAATTAAGCGCTATTGATTCTCTTTTAAGTAAAACAGCAGTTACAGATTTTATTAAAAATTCAAATTTTATTGATAATGATACTCGTTCAAAATTAGAGAATTTTGCTATTGCCCTTTATGAATATACCCCAAAAGATTCTATAAATAAAGCAGAACAAAAAAAGATAGACTCTCTTGTATCTATTTCTAGAAAAATATTAAAAGAAGCTCAAGATAAAACCTATAATAATCGTATTTACCTAAAAAGAAAACAAAACGAACTTATTGAAAATGATTTAACGATTTCTAGAAAATTACAAGAGCTTTTAGAAAACCTAGAAAAAGATATAATTCTCTACACTAATAACATGATTAAAAGTAGAGAAGATACATTTAATCGTAGTAAAAACATTATTTTATTTGCAGCAGGTATCAGTTTTATTATCATTATCATTTTTTCATTAATTATTTTAAATGATTTTTGGAAAACCCAGCGTTACCGTAAACAATTAGAGGAAGCTAATAAAACTACAAAATCACTTTTAAAAAGTAGAGAGCGTTTAATTTCTATGGTAAGTCATGATTTAAGAACACCATTAAGTACTATTTCTGGTTTTAGCGAACTACTTCAAAAATCATCACAAAACACAAAAGACAAAAATTATATAGATCATATTCAAAACGCATCTACTTATATGAGCAAATTAGTAGACGACCTTTTAGAGTTTTCTAAACTAGAAAACGGTAATATCTCTATTAAATCAGTCCCTTTTGATTTAAAAAATCTTATTGATGAAATTACTCAAATCACAAAAAATAATGTTAAAGACAAACCAATAAGTTTTATAATTAAACATGACGAACACATAAAAAACCTAATAATTAGTGATCCGTTTCGATTAAAACAAATTTTATATAATCTAATTGTAAATGCTTGTAAATTTACCAACAAAGGCACTATAACTGTTAAGAGTTTAATTACGCAGAACGCAGATAAAACTAATCTAGAGATTTTAGTAAGTGATACAGGAATTGGCATCAGTAAAGATCAAATAGCAACTATTTTTAAAGCTTTTAGTCAAGCTGATAATACAAACAATACTGTTAAAGGCTTTGGTTTAGGCTTAACCATATCTAAAAAATTAGCAGAATTATTAAACGGAACATTAACTTTAAAAAGCACATTAAATGTTGGTAGTACTTTTACTCTAAAAATACCTGTAAAACTATCAACAAAACCCATAATACCAACTGATGAAAATAAAAATGCAATCACACTTTTTAATTTAACCGCGGTTGTTGTTGAGGATGATGTTTCAATGCTACAACTTCTAGTAGATTTTTTAAAACAATTTAATATTAAAACATACACTTTTAATAATGCCCAAGATGCAATCAAATCTATTGATAAAATAGCGTATAACTTTGTTTTAACGGATATTCAACTTCCAAAAATGAATGGTATACATTTTATGGAAATTCTTAAAAAGGATAAAAACTATAAAAATCAACCAATAATTGCAATGACAGGTCGTGCAAATATCTCTAAAGAAGAATATCTAAAAAGCGGATTTTTTGATGTATTAATTAAACCTTTTGACTCAAATACACTTCAAGATATTTTACATCAATTTTTTAATTTAAATTTTGTAGACTTTAATACTAACACAACTAATAGTGAAGAAAAATTAACTGCCGATTTTAATCTTGATACTTTAAAATCTTTTTCTAATAATGATAGTACTCAAATAAGAAATACATTACATATTTTTTTAGAAGATACTAAAAACAATTATTCAATCTTAAAAAAGGCAAAACAACAAAATGATATTAAACTTTTTAAAGAAGTTAGTCATAAAATGCTTAGTATGTTTAAGCAATTAGAAGTTAAAAATGTTATCCCTTTTTTAATTGCCTTCGAAAATTCTACATTTATAGACAACACCGTTTTTATTAAATTTGAAGAACACTTAAATGATTTTATCAAATCATTAAAAAACTATCTTAACTCTTAGTTAATATTGTATTCTTTCATTTTATTATAAAGTGTTTTTCTAGTAATATTTAATAATTTTGAAGCT
Protein-coding sequences here:
- a CDS encoding ATP-binding protein; the protein is MQSLKKRITFKVLIGYIILGLLAAISGFLILSEVKTFTQIQKQDILDRKIIVKTGTLIANIYKNESLARAALQFNSKSKFNEYLAENKKLVSKIDSLSLIANNNSQDFILDSIKLIIDKKLKNIIDLKNLNSNDDSDKSINKAIKKLSAIDSLLSKTAVTDFIKNSNFIDNDTRSKLENFAIALYEYTPKDSINKAEQKKIDSLVSISRKILKEAQDKTYNNRIYLKRKQNELIENDLTISRKLQELLENLEKDIILYTNNMIKSREDTFNRSKNIILFAAGISFIIIIIFSLIILNDFWKTQRYRKQLEEANKTTKSLLKSRERLISMVSHDLRTPLSTISGFSELLQKSSQNTKDKNYIDHIQNASTYMSKLVDDLLEFSKLENGNISIKSVPFDLKNLIDEITQITKNNVKDKPISFIIKHDEHIKNLIISDPFRLKQILYNLIVNACKFTNKGTITVKSLITQNADKTNLEILVSDTGIGISKDQIATIFKAFSQADNTNNTVKGFGLGLTISKKLAELLNGTLTLKSTLNVGSTFTLKIPVKLSTKPIIPTDENKNAITLFNLTAVVVEDDVSMLQLLVDFLKQFNIKTYTFNNAQDAIKSIDKIAYNFVLTDIQLPKMNGIHFMEILKKDKNYKNQPIIAMTGRANISKEEYLKSGFFDVLIKPFDSNTLQDILHQFFNLNFVDFNTNTTNSEEKLTADFNLDTLKSFSNNDSTQIRNTLHIFLEDTKNNYSILKKAKQQNDIKLFKEVSHKMLSMFKQLEVKNVIPFLIAFENSTFIDNTVFIKFEEHLNDFIKSLKNYLNS